Proteins from a single region of Manis javanica isolate MJ-LG chromosome 5, MJ_LKY, whole genome shotgun sequence:
- the PSMA7 gene encoding proteasome subunit alpha type-7, which yields MSYDRAITVFSPDGHLFQVEYAQEAVKKGSTAVGVRGKDIVVLGVEKKSVAKLQDERTVRKICALDDNVCMAFAGLTADARIVINRARVECQSHRLTVEDPVTVEYITRYIASLKQRYTQSNGRRPFGISALIVGFDFDGTPRLYQTDPSGTYHAWKANAIGRGAKSVREFLEKNYTDEAIETDDLTIKLVIKALLEVVQSGGKNIELAVMRRDQPLKILNPEEIEKYVAEIEKEKEENEKKKQKKAS from the exons ATGAGCTACGACCGCGCCATCACCGTCTTCTCGCCCGACGGCCACCTCTTCCAGGTGGAGTACGCGCAGGAGGCCGTGAAGAAGGGCTCCACCGCG GTTGGTGTTCGAGGAAAAGACATCGTCGTTCTTGGTGTGGAGAAGAAGTCGGTGGCCAAACTGCAGGATGAAAGAACGGTGCGGAAGATCTGTGCGCTGGACGACAATGTCTGCATGGCATTCGCAG GCCTCACTGCCGACGCTAGAATAGTCATCAACAGGGCCCGGGTAGAGTGCCAGAGCCACCGGCTGACCGTGGAGGACCCTGTCACTGTGGAGTACATCACTCGCTACATTGCCAGTCTGAAGCAG CGCTACACGCAGAGCAACGGGCGCAGACCTTTCGGCATCTCCGCCCTTATTGTGGGTTTTGACTTTGATGGCACCCCCAGGCTCTATCAGACTGACCCCTCAGGCACCTACCATGCCTGGAAG GCCAATGCCATAGGGCGGGGTGCCAAGTCAGTGCGCGAATTTCTAGAGAAGAACTATACTGATGAAGCCATCGAGACGGATGACCTGACCATTAAACTGGTTATCAAGGCCCTTCTGGAA GTGGTTCAGTCAGGTGGCAAAAACATTGAGCTTGCGGTCATGCGGCGAGATCAGCCCCTCAAG ATCTTAAATCCTGAAGAAATTGAGAAATATGTTGctgaaattgaaaaagaaaaagaagaaaacgaaaagaagaaacagaagaaagcaTCGTGA